GATTGTTGCAGAGGTGAAACACGACATCAATCAGCTCTTTAAAACAATATGTTTTGATATTGAAGAGATTGAAGTAAGTGCATACGACGATACAACTTTACTTATAGAATTCAAGGGTGAAGATGCCGCTCTTCTTATTGGAAAAGAGGGGTATAGATACAAAGCACTCTCATATATGTTATTTAACTGGATAAATGCAAAATATGATCTTCAACTCCGTTTAGAAATAGCAGAGTTTTTACAAAACCAAGAGGAAGCTGTTGCTAAATATCTTGAGGGTGTATATGAGATCGTTGAGAGAGACGGACGTGCTCAAACAAAGATTCTTGACGGCGTACTTGTGCAGATTGCACTTAAAGAACTTCGTAATAGATACCCGGATAAATATGTGGTGATCCGCTCTACTAAAGAGGGATTAAAATATATCATCATTAACGATTATCACGTATAAAAATGGATAATGATACTATAGTAGCTATTGCCACGGCAAACGGCATAGGCTCAATTGCAATTATAAGACTCAGCGGTGAAAAAGCGCTGAGCATTGCCAAAACACTCTCAAAAAAAGATAACTTTTCTCCTAGATACGCAACACTTACCAACGTATATGACAAGAACAATGAACTTATAGATGAGACGATCATTATCTATTTTAAAAACCCACACTCTTTTACAGGTGAAGATGTTGTCGAAATCCAATGTCATGGTGGATATATTGTTGCTCAATCTATTTTACAAAGTTGTTTAGATGCAGGAGCACGTGTTGCAAATGCAGGTGAATTCTCTAAACGCGCATTCTTTAATGGAAGAATAGACCTCTCTGAAGCGGAAGCGATCTCACAACTGATCGAAGCAAAAAGTGAAGATGCTGCAAAGATACTGGCAAAACAGGTAAAAGGCTCTCTAAAAGAGTTTATCGAAAGTGTTCGGGATGAGATTATACATATACTTGCATATTCTGAAGTGAGTATTGACTATGCTGAAGAGGATCTACCTGAAGATCTGGTAGAGCAGATAAAAGCAAAACTGGAAGCTCTTAAAAAACAGCTAGAACGTACACTGCAGGCTTCAAAATCACGTGCAGGTCTTATGCAAGGATTTCGCGTAGCAATTGTAGGAAAACCAAATGTTGGGAAGAGTTCGCTTTTAAATGGTCTGTTAAATTACAACCGTGCCATAGTAAGTGATATTGCAGGGACTACCCGTGATACGATCGAAGAGCAGGTAAAAATAGGGACACATTTGATCCGTATAGTTGATACTGCAGGGATCCGCGATGCAAGTGATGAGATCGAAAAGATAGGGATACAAAGAAGTTTAGAGGCGATTGAGCAAAGTGACATTGTTGTTTCTGTTTTTGACAACTCAAGAGAACTGGATGAGGAAGATAAACAGATTATCTCCCTTTTAGAAGAGACACAAAAGCAGCAGATTCGTATTAAAAATAAAATAGATTTAGAAACAAAACTAAATGTTGCATTTGATTTTGATATAGAGCTTAACTCTAAAGATGATGTTACTCCATTGATCAAAAAACTAGAAGCAATTATGGATCGTTCAAACAGCAGTGAAGAGATAATGTTGATTTCGCAAAGACAGATATCGGCTGTAGAAGAAACGATGGAAAATATAGACGAAGCATTTTACCCATTAGAGGATCAAGAGTTGGAGATCTTCTCTTTTCATCTCAATGAAGCAGTAAAAGCGATGGCAAGTATTACCAGACCATTTGAAAATGATGAGATGCTTGATAAAATGTTCGGCTCATTCTGTTTAGGAAAATAGTTGAAATATATAGCAATAGACCTTGGTCTTAAAAGGATAGGTTTAGCCTATTCAGCTCACAAAGATATTGTGACACCTCTCCCAGCGATCATCCGTAAAAATAGAAATCAAGCTGCAAACGAACTTAAAAATGTACTCAAAGAGTGGGAAGCTGAGGCACTTGTGGTAGGTATTCCACTTGGTGGGAGCAGTGAAGATGAGATGCGAAGACGAATAGAGCATTTTTTAAACCTTGTGGAGTTCTCAGGTGAAGTTTTCTATCAAGATGAGGCAAACAGTTCTTTAGAAGCTGAAGAGCTTATGAAAGGTGATATGCGTTACATTAGAGACGGCCGAGTTGACTCAATTTCTGCTATGATTATCTTGCAAAGATACCTCTTTTCAAAGTAGGAAAACTGATAAAACATAACATTTTTAAATAGAAAAGAATTATTAAGCTAAATGATACTAGAATGGTTAGATGAAAAATATCAATTTACCTTTTAGTACTATTGAAGAATTAGAATCTTTTATTAATGATAACAGTATTAAAGATACGAAACAGTTGCTTATACAATTGTTTTGTGGAGATACCGATTTACAATTTATTAAGAGTGTTCAAAAATATATACAAGAAAAATTACCCTCTTGTGTATTAATCGGTACTACTACAGACGGTGTTATTGATTCAAGTAGAGTATATTATAAATCTAAAAGTGTCGCTTCATTTTCTATCTTCGAATCTACAAAACTACAAGCAAAACTTATTAAATACAGTGAGTGTGAACATTGTGTCTATGAGGCGGGAAAACTTTTAGCTTCATCTGTCCAAGACAAAGATTTAAAAGCACTAATATGTTTCGCAGACGGAATAAATACCAACGGTGAAGATTTCGTTAAAGGGATAGAAGAGGTAGTACCAAATGCAGTTTTAGCAGGCGGACTCTCTGGAGACAACGGTGAGTTAAAAAAGACATATGTTTTTGATAACTATGAAATCATAAACTCGGGAGCAGTAGGTGTTGGACTTATAAACCCCACTTTAAACGTGGCAACGAGTTATCTCTTTGATTGGAAACCTATCGGTAAGAAAATGAGAGTGACAAAAGCTGTCAATAACAGAGTATATGAACTTGACGGTTTACCGATTGTCGATGTATATGCAAAATATATGGGTCAGGAACTGGCAAATAAACTGCCTCAGATCGGTATAGAGTTTCCTCTTGTTTTTGAAAAAGAGGGGATGTCCTTGGGAAGAGCACCGTTAGCAAAACATGATGACGGCTCTTTGACATTTGCAGGGAACATAGATGAATACGATATGGTCTCTTTTGGTGTCGGCGATATTGATGCGATACTTAACAACGGTACATACGCTATCCACTCATTTGCAAATCAGAATCTGTGTCAATCTGAAGCTGTTTTTATCTACTCCTGCATGGCACGTAGAAGATTTTTAGAAAACTACATCAGACATGAACTAGAAACACTTTCTCAACTAGGAAACAGTTCAGGTTTTTTTACCTATGGAGAGTTCTTTCATTTTCAGGATAAAAATCAACTTTTAAATGAAACAATGACTTTTATTACCCTTTCTGAAACATGTCAGAAAATTGATCATCATGTTATCTTGAAAGATGAAAGTTTTAATAGATCGGAGATCATAACTACACAACATGTTTTAGCAAACTTGGCAAATACTGTTTCTAATGAACTCGCAGATCTAAATGAGCATCTAGAACAGCGCGTGAGGGAAAATTCTGCATATATATTCCAACAAGCCTACATAAATCAGCTCACAGGACTGCCAAACCGTATAAGTCTAATCAATGCACTAGAAAAGCATATTGGAAAAGTATTGTTATTGATTAATGTAGATGACTTTACTACAATTAATGATTTCTACGGATATCAGGTCGGTGACGAAGTACTGAAAAAAATAGGTGAGGTGTTGCAACATTTTGCGCATGAACATAACTCTAGAGCATATAAGCTGCCATCAGATGAATTCGCCATGATTTTGGATGTTAAAAATCATAAAACCATTATTGAAAAAAATATTAAACAGTTAATATCTGAAATTGAAAGTAAAGAGTATTTTTTCAATGAACACCATATTCATATAGGTGTGACAATTGCCGGTGCTATTATAAATACAAACAAGACAGGTTTAGTCAATGCCGATATGACGCTCAAGCTTGCAAAGAATAAGGGCAAAAATTTTATGCTCTTTAATGAAGACCTAAAATTGGCACAGCAGTATGAATATAATGTAAAAATGGCTAGTCTTATAAAAAATGCTTTGGCAGATGGCAATGTTATTCCATATTTTCAGCCTATTATAGATGTGCATACATTAGAGATTCGAAAATATGAAGCACTGGTACGCTTGAAAAAACCGGATGGAAGTATACTTTTACCGTGTCAATTTTTAGATATAAGTCGTAAGATACGTTTGTATGAAAAGATCACTTTGACAATGATTGAACAGACATTTTCTTTTTTCAGTAAGAACGAGCTGAAATTTAGCATTAATCTTGATTTTAGTGACATTGCAAATGCAAAAATAAAAAAATTTCTTTTTGAAAAAATCAAAGAGTATGATATTGCCCAGCAACTCACCATCGAGATCCTTGAGACACAAGAGTTTCAAGATGTGCAAACGGTACTCGATTTTGTAGATGAGGTATATGCACACAATGCGAAGATCGCAATAGATGATTTTGGTAGTGGCTATGCAAATTTTGAATATATAACAAATATCCGTTCAGATTTTATGAAAATAGACGGTTCTCTTATTAAAAATATAGATAAAGACAGAAATGCCAGAATTATTACAGAGACTATTATAGGTTTTGCAAAAAAGTTAAACAAAAAAATTGTGGCAGAATTTGTACACTCTAAAGAGGTGTTCGATGTGGTAAAAGAGTTGGGTGTTGATTATGTGCAGGGGTATTACCTAGGAGTTCCTAAAGAGTCAATATAAGCTTTACTTTTTCATTATATAAAGGTTTGAATCCTTATCTGCAGCCTCTGAAAACCTCTCTTTTAACTCCCGATCAAATGTGAGTAGAAATATATTTGCATTTTTAATATTAAGCTCTTCATAGTTCTTTAGTAGAAGATCATCAGCTACATTTTTCCCATAATCACACTTAATAAAGTTAAATGAATTGAGTGTTTTCCCATAGTCGTAAAGATTTGCTTCCCATTCAGCACGTTTTAGATAAAGCGAATCTGGATTGGCGGCAAGATAGATATTTTTATCATTGATGTTATATGGCTCTATAATCTCTGAAAATATTGAGGAGATTGCCGAAAAGTTTTCAATATCCCAAAAAAGATAAGAACGCTTCATATTTTTTTTTCTCTCACCGCTGATAAGCTTAAGACGTTTAGTGATATTAAAATGAGAGTGTGCAAAGTCATTTGTAAGGAGAATGGAGTTCTTCAGTTTTTGGGCATCTGTTGTATCAAATTCTAGGAGCTTGCCTAGTTCAATATAAAACTCTATATTTTCAAGCTCAGTTTTAGCACCACCTTTTTGGTAAGAGCTTAATTTTTTGAGTTTATGTTTGTTAAAAAGCAGATGCACACCCATATTTTCATGGTTGGCATATGCCTGTTTTACCCTAAAAAAGAGCTCTTTAGCGTATCTGTTGTTTGGTAGTTCTATCTTACCGCGAAATTTATGTTCTATTTTTACAGGTATCATTAAAGAGCTTTGAAAAACTGTGCAGCTTCCTCTTCGTCATCAGAAAGATTATCTTTTGCGTAGAGTTCATCTTCTGCGATCATCTTTTTAACTCTTTGTTGACAGTACTCGAAAACAATCTCTTGAGCTTGTTCGTCATCTTCTATAAAACCAAGACCGCTAAATTGGTATTGAGGTTCTTCCTGCTCGATACAAAGTAATATACCTTCACATCTCTCTTCGATAAGTTCAACTAGTTCTCTATATGTGATGTTAAACTCTGTAGCATGCCATCCCATAGTTTCAAGCTCTTTGTTTGAGAACTCTCCTACACCGTCCCCTGTAGTATCATCGTATGAAGCTCTAATCACATTTGCAGCAATTAGGTTTTGCCAGTTAGAGAATGCTTTAATAAGTACTCTCTCCTCATCTTCAACAATTTGATAGTTTTGCCCGAGAATTTCTGCAAGAGTTGTCGGTTTAGGCAGGCTCAGTGAACTTGCAGGTTTTGGAATATGCTGCCCTACATAGATAACAGCTGTTTTATCTGCAAGTGGAGTAAAAACTATTTCCCCTTTTGTAGTGATAGCAAACTCTTTTTGTGAGTTTACGGCACTAAGTAACTCTTGTTTATCTACTATAATGATCTCTTTAAAAAG
Above is a window of Sulfurimonas marina DNA encoding:
- the ruvX gene encoding Holliday junction resolvase RuvX, giving the protein MKYIAIDLGLKRIGLAYSAHKDIVTPLPAIIRKNRNQAANELKNVLKEWEAEALVVGIPLGGSSEDEMRRRIEHFLNLVEFSGEVFYQDEANSSLEAEELMKGDMRYIRDGRVDSISAMIILQRYLFSK
- a CDS encoding Jag N-terminal domain-containing protein, which codes for MIKIESISLEQAYKEAAESLNCSVTELVVEVVQAPSSGFLGFFKKKAVIVATVKNISEAPKKKKQEVKKEKTVTPTVLNDTILPESFVSDQEEDLDEDLGSGLDYTADYDDAYDEVDYEDEPVHTNISEIVAEVKHDINQLFKTICFDIEEIEVSAYDDTTLLIEFKGEDAALLIGKEGYRYKALSYMLFNWINAKYDLQLRLEIAEFLQNQEEAVAKYLEGVYEIVERDGRAQTKILDGVLVQIALKELRNRYPDKYVVIRSTKEGLKYIIINDYHV
- a CDS encoding bifunctional diguanylate cyclase/phosphodiesterase, with the protein product MKNINLPFSTIEELESFINDNSIKDTKQLLIQLFCGDTDLQFIKSVQKYIQEKLPSCVLIGTTTDGVIDSSRVYYKSKSVASFSIFESTKLQAKLIKYSECEHCVYEAGKLLASSVQDKDLKALICFADGINTNGEDFVKGIEEVVPNAVLAGGLSGDNGELKKTYVFDNYEIINSGAVGVGLINPTLNVATSYLFDWKPIGKKMRVTKAVNNRVYELDGLPIVDVYAKYMGQELANKLPQIGIEFPLVFEKEGMSLGRAPLAKHDDGSLTFAGNIDEYDMVSFGVGDIDAILNNGTYAIHSFANQNLCQSEAVFIYSCMARRRFLENYIRHELETLSQLGNSSGFFTYGEFFHFQDKNQLLNETMTFITLSETCQKIDHHVILKDESFNRSEIITTQHVLANLANTVSNELADLNEHLEQRVRENSAYIFQQAYINQLTGLPNRISLINALEKHIGKVLLLINVDDFTTINDFYGYQVGDEVLKKIGEVLQHFAHEHNSRAYKLPSDEFAMILDVKNHKTIIEKNIKQLISEIESKEYFFNEHHIHIGVTIAGAIINTNKTGLVNADMTLKLAKNKGKNFMLFNEDLKLAQQYEYNVKMASLIKNALADGNVIPYFQPIIDVHTLEIRKYEALVRLKKPDGSILLPCQFLDISRKIRLYEKITLTMIEQTFSFFSKNELKFSINLDFSDIANAKIKKFLFEKIKEYDIAQQLTIEILETQEFQDVQTVLDFVDEVYAHNAKIAIDDFGSGYANFEYITNIRSDFMKIDGSLIKNIDKDRNARIITETIIGFAKKLNKKIVAEFVHSKEVFDVVKELGVDYVQGYYLGVPKESI
- the mnmE gene encoding tRNA uridine-5-carboxymethylaminomethyl(34) synthesis GTPase MnmE; translated protein: MDNDTIVAIATANGIGSIAIIRLSGEKALSIAKTLSKKDNFSPRYATLTNVYDKNNELIDETIIIYFKNPHSFTGEDVVEIQCHGGYIVAQSILQSCLDAGARVANAGEFSKRAFFNGRIDLSEAEAISQLIEAKSEDAAKILAKQVKGSLKEFIESVRDEIIHILAYSEVSIDYAEEDLPEDLVEQIKAKLEALKKQLERTLQASKSRAGLMQGFRVAIVGKPNVGKSSLLNGLLNYNRAIVSDIAGTTRDTIEEQVKIGTHLIRIVDTAGIRDASDEIEKIGIQRSLEAIEQSDIVVSVFDNSRELDEEDKQIISLLEETQKQQIRIKNKIDLETKLNVAFDFDIELNSKDDVTPLIKKLEAIMDRSNSSEEIMLISQRQISAVEETMENIDEAFYPLEDQELEIFSFHLNEAVKAMASITRPFENDEMLDKMFGSFCLGK